The following are encoded in a window of Gramella sp. MT6 genomic DNA:
- the dusB gene encoding tRNA dihydrouridine synthase DusB yields the protein MAKIGNIDVGDFPLLLAPMEDVSDPPFRALCKEQGADVVFTEFISSEGLIRDAAKSTMKLDIYEKERPVGIQIFGANLESMLQSVEIVEKSGPDIIDINFGCPVKKVVSKGAGAGILKDIDLMVSLTEAMVKHTKLPVTVKTRLGWDHDSIKIVEVAERLQDVGCQAISIHGRTRAQMYKGEADWEPIAQVKNNPRMHIPVFGNGDVDSPEKAVKMRDEFGLDGAMIGRASIGYPWFFREVKHFFETGEHMAPPTLEERVDAARRHLQMAIDWKGEKLGVFETRRHYTNYFKGIPHFKEYRMKMVTSDDSVDVFKAFDEVEKEFAGYEFA from the coding sequence TTGGCAAAAATTGGAAATATAGATGTAGGAGACTTCCCGTTGCTTTTAGCACCGATGGAAGATGTGAGTGACCCACCGTTCCGTGCTTTATGCAAGGAACAGGGAGCAGATGTGGTATTTACTGAATTTATCTCTTCTGAAGGGCTTATTCGCGACGCAGCGAAAAGCACCATGAAACTTGATATTTACGAAAAGGAACGCCCGGTTGGTATCCAGATCTTTGGAGCTAACCTGGAATCCATGCTGCAGTCTGTAGAGATCGTAGAGAAATCTGGCCCGGATATTATTGATATCAACTTTGGCTGCCCGGTAAAAAAGGTAGTTTCTAAAGGTGCCGGTGCCGGTATCCTTAAGGATATAGACCTTATGGTTTCTCTTACTGAAGCTATGGTGAAGCATACCAAACTACCTGTCACTGTAAAAACAAGGTTAGGCTGGGACCACGATTCTATCAAGATCGTTGAGGTTGCCGAAAGATTACAGGATGTGGGTTGCCAGGCTATTTCCATACATGGTCGTACCCGTGCGCAAATGTATAAAGGTGAAGCAGACTGGGAGCCAATAGCCCAGGTGAAAAATAATCCAAGGATGCATATTCCTGTTTTCGGGAATGGTGATGTGGATTCGCCTGAAAAAGCCGTTAAAATGCGCGATGAGTTTGGTCTTGATGGAGCGATGATTGGGCGAGCCAGTATTGGTTATCCATGGTTCTTCAGGGAAGTGAAGCACTTTTTTGAAACCGGCGAGCATATGGCACCTCCAACATTAGAAGAACGTGTAGATGCGGCCAGAAGGCACTTGCAAATGGCGATCGACTGGAAAGGTGAGAAATTAGGAGTTTTTGAAACCCGCCGTCATTATACCAATTACTTTAAGGGAATTCCACACTTCAAGGAATACCGCATGAAAATGGTAACCAGTGATGATTCTGTAGATGTATTCAAGGCTTTTGATGAGGTAGAGAAAGAGTTCGCAGGTTACGAATTTGCCTGA